The DNA window GGGAATCATAAACCAGAGAACTCCGGCGGGCTACTCCGATATATCATCCCGGTGCCGGTGAAGAGGAACAATTTAAGTGACTGGACGGGGAATGGAATTAAATATTATGAATTGTGGATTTTGTTAGATTTTTTGATTAAAGGCATGGCACACTCTGTGTGTGTGCAATTACTAGTTTTTTATTCTTTACAAAaaggtaaaaagaaaaaaatgcatggaaattagtgtttttttttcctcttttttttttttatttcattgcAACAAGTCTTACATACATCTAATTTTCCGATCAGAAGGCATTCCTAATCTCTTACATGGAAATTAGTGTTACATgaaataatttaattttcttgactaagtttgcttttcttttcttgtattagTTTTTGCCCAGTTGGCTGCTGCAGATGGTTATACACTCATAGGTAATTAATTAAGAGCATTAAAAATCGGATTTTTTTGGGGCCATAAGTCATAGGTATGATACTCTATTTGGGTAGTTACCAAAACTTTAGCTTGCAGTTACCCTTTTTCGTTTATTTTGCAGtatcattcttattttttctGGTGTATGAGTGTAATTAATGATGGATTGTGGTTATAAAAGTGGTTAATCAAGAAAGGTAAAATAGGTAACGCATAAAGtgatagctttttttttttttttttaatacattGACTGTTGCTTTTTGTGTACATGGAAACAACTCTGAGATTCTCTTAACACGTGTCCTCAATTACTTCGATTTTCAACGAATGAATTGGTGGGTTTCGTCCGCATTCTTGGAACAAATCTATATTTATATGTATTAGACGCCGAGTGTTTTTGACGAGTAACCTCCACAAGCGTTCTAAATCCGAATTCTTTTTTATtacaattttaaatttattttaattcagtaaTCCCGCTTCCCCTTATCCCTTTCCACTTTCCAATTTCCATGGCCCACTAATTCACAAAAttaaaactccaaaattttAACTAATGGATGACTCACTAACCCACAAAATTAAAACTccaaaattaattaataataactaactaataatttAAGAAAACTCATCACTATGAAAATcacatatccaaaatttaggaaCCCATTTGAATTACAGTTCCCAATATTCCCACAATTCTACGCATTTTATTATCATAACATATTTTACTCTTACAACCATTCAAAGATTGATGATCACTAACTCATTTTCATTTGTCATCCACACAAACCAAATAcagtgagaaaaaaaaaaaagactaccCATTATACTCTCACACCATGGATGAATCCCACCAACAAGCATTTCAGCGGTGCCTCAATTCTaaataaaggagaaaataaCTAATCACAAAACAAAGTCTACACCGCAATGATCCCACTAAAATACTTCAAAAGGTTCAGCAAGTTCACTTCCAAGAAAGATAAGTTTCActgaacatttttttttgtagtatgaactccacaaaattcaacagaatCAATTAAACCATGAATATTGGCTTTCGTACTAAAGGTTGATTTGTGTGAAAAATGTTCACACTTTTgtacaagattatcaaatcgacTGCATAATGTTTataagtatttcattttgaaatcaaataaaacatgcaattataTTTATTCCTATCCATATataattcattttctaatataaatttctattattattttaggATCCATCTTCCGCAATAAACGCGTAGTTCTTGAATGATGTATATATTTTATCATACTTTGAACTATTGCTAAACGAATCTTAGattttaattatgttggtacaatttttttacttctttttaATTCACCCTcacttttaatttctttcaataTAATATCAGCACTGTGTGTAGTATGGGTACTCACACCAGTATGTTTTGTATCATCCACAAAATTCCAGAATAAAAGCAATTTCTAAAGATGATTGGGCCGTGAAAGCGcgcacacacacactctctctcttttttgttctttcaatttttctttttggcaaATTCATTGGAatggtgtatatatatttatttaaagcaatttaacattgGCGTAATTTAGTGTATTACAGGTTCGTATAAGGAGTTGCACGATTGTATTGGCACATTAAATGTTATTCACTTTGGATTGGCAAAGTTCGTGCGTAATTCACTAATTCACTTTGGACTGGCAAAATTCTTAGTGGTACATGCTATGCTGTCAATTTGTACCTATTTGAAAAACTTTCTGTTAAAATTGTTGCTATACATGTATTGTGTAAAATGTGGTGACAGATCTAAAACCTTCACCATTTGTAACGTTGGAAACTAGGGTAAATAATCGCGGAAGCGTCCTTTGCCACATAAACAAAACTGTGACGTTAGGTCATGGCAAAAACAAACTAGGGATAGATACGGTTGACAATTTCATACTAGAATGATTGTCTAATTATTGTACATTTTTGCAGTATATACTGTATATTTATAAAACTTTATTAATCGGACATAAACTAATCTTATCGGCCAAATCTAGCAAATGCCTTTTCGAAAGCTTTCCAGACCTTCGTCAAACTGTACAACAGACGGTGATAAAAAGTCAATAACATATATTAGTTTCGTGTGATGAATCTCAACACCGTGGTATATTCATGGCAGAAAGCACAATTCACGGGCGCAAAATTGATTTATTGATTTGCATAATAATGGAGTTCTTCTTATGCTTGAATAATGGAGTTCTCTAGGAGCCATAGCCCATCATTGTTAGCCTTTCTATTAATTTGTCTATCAATCCTAGGCAATCTTTTTACCTCTGCAGAAGCAGATTTGATCGGTGATGTTTGCTCTGGCTCAAAAAATCCTCAATTTTGCATCAATTCTTTGAGATCAGACCCTCGTTCCGGCAGTGCAGATCTTAAAGGTCTAACATTCACTAAATGCTGCTTATTCAAGGCTAACATTCATATATGAATCCATTTATTGATTTGCATAagaagattgcattaataaagCTCACACTTCATATGTTCCCTCCCAAGCGATTTGCTATAATCAAAATAATTTCACAAAGATTTTGCACGTTCTGACTAGCATCTGCAAGATTTCGTGGTTCCACTAGTTTTGCATCCTTGAAATTGTCATCACAAGTATCAGCGCCATCCAGTGCAGCAGATGCTCTAAGATTTACGCCTAGATAATCACCAGATTTCAATAGACTTGTGGCCTCTCCGAGATCATCAATGGAATCACCATAGTTTTCCGAGCAAGAATCATATATTCCCTTCAATCTGGTGTCAGTCGCATGTTGCTTGAGGGAATCAACAAGGGTTTTGGTTGATTTGGCGCTTCTTGTTGTTAAGTCTATAGCAATTTGGCCGAGACCTTTAAGATCTGCACTGCCAGAACGACGGTCTGATCTCAAAGAATTGATGCAAAATTGAGGGTTTTGAGCCAGAGCAAAATCACTGATCAAATCAGCTTCCGCAGAGGTAAAAAGATTGCTTAGGATTGATAGACAAATGAAAAACAAGGCTAACAATAATGGGCTATGGCTCCTAGAGAACTCCATTATTTTCTCCTCTAATTTCTCTTCCTTGAAGTGTTGTTGTTCTTCTGTGGAACTCAATGGTGGTACTGCACATATAAAGCCCGCAAAATTGGACGCAAAAGGAAACTCAAATATTTCTTTATTACTGCTTACCTTTTTAGTGGCTAATTATTCTAGTCGTGTTATTCTTGTTTACagatttattagaaaaatttctttactttccaaaaGAAATGATCTCGAATACTTTGTGTACAAAACTTACTAACTTTTTTGGCACTTACTCTAGTTGTGCAATTCttgtttaaaattttgaattactCACTCATTTTTAGCCTTTTTTGCAGCACTTACTTCTTTTAGCACTTGCTCTTCAaatttgaatatatatatatatatatatatatgagtaaatcttatataattgatagtgtatacactatcaagGTTGGATGCATGATATAtgagcaaaatttgaattttaaatttaaatttagatgAATTGTCATGCATCCAATGTTGATggtgtatatactgtcagtgtataaaagattaatccaatatatatatatgtatatatatatatatgtttccATTATAAATGCAAGACGTAGAGTTTATTTCTTAAATAATTTTGCTTTTAACAAATGTACCCATAGTAGCAAACTTTCAAATCATGTTCCCTTTACAGCTTACCTAGTCCacaacttttcaaaatttccttctaTAGAAGGCATCTAATCTTTCTTCAATattacttttcatttttctaaatTACCTTTACCTGAATAAATAGCTAAATATCTTCCTAAAAATAATATCAAACAAAATACCTAGAAGAATTTATCATAAAAATATTATAGAAGGATATCTCTCAGTAAGAATGGAGGCAAATATGCAAATTGTCAATTGACAAAAAAGAATTATATAAGGATCTATCTTCatgagaaaggaagaaagaaaggaaaaggtcCGTTGACAAAAAAATTAGTTTTGTAAGGATATATGTTCTTGATGTCAGAGTATTTATGTGGCCTATGTGACCACATATAATATTATTAAGATAACTCCCGTTAATTATAAGGATAAATAATTGTATGAATAAATATGAATAACTAATTACAAAATTCTAATGAGAATAGATGATTAGAGGAAGTAAGGAGTTCCATATTCGTTGTATATGAACATATTATGTGATAGTTATTGTGGCATTTTATCTGATAATTACAATAAATATTAAGTTGTATCTTATCATTATAtttagggttattatcactttatcctcTTAACGTTTGGTActactatcaatttcccccttaacgttatcttttagtcactttacccccaaaactaacggtcaaacttaacggagtttgttaattaaagtgaaaagacatgtttaacccttaaaattattatcactttagcCGCATAAAATatagtctcattatcaatttaccccctagagttatttttttaggcaatttatcataccattaaaccaacttagcaagttaaaaaaactttagaagaaaataccctcctctttgcatactaaaaataataaaaaatttaaagtgACTCTTCTCCTCTTTAGtattaagaaaaaaagtcaaaggattaatttcttttttcttgacaatttgattaatattgaaaaaaaatagaaagatggagagggggagggggagggggagagggagagagagagcttaattttttttttttaaaaattacaaataaaaaaaagaattaaatacttttattattttaaaattatttcacttttttgtttACCACCAAATTTCAATCCTAATCTCGACAACCTTAAAATAATACGATAATGttaaacttttatttattttctttttttgcaaaatctaattttttgtctccttctttcctatcccttattcttttcctagtattaataaatgtgaaaaaaagaaatttgagaaaatccttttatttttatgtttttcgatctcttaaagtgaaaaaaaggaaaaataaccattctaacttttttatttttaattatatagaaaaagggtaaatatatttaaaaatttttgaccatactagttagattaacgatgagataaaatgcctagaaaataatgttaggaactaaagtgattgtatcactataatctaaacgaataaagtgacaataacaatgtagtaatgctataaaataaaagggtatttttatccaaaattttttaacatGTTGAGTTAAATTACTTATGGAGGTAAAGTGACAAAAAGATAAcattagggggtaaactgatagtagtgatatagtttaagggggtaaagtgataataacccttatatttaataaataaagtACAATGTATATGGAGAATATTAGAGTCTATCCTTATCCCATGATAGGAGGGATTACATTGCTTTTTACCCATGGTATAACAACATTAAGAGAGTTAGATGAGGGAAGCCTAGACTACAAAGATATGAACATGGTGTATTGGAAACTGTACAGTTCTTCCCCAGAGATGTTGTCAATGGATCAAAGTTAATTGGTTACAACAATCATAAGGTACGCCTCAAATTATTGTTATGGTTTACAAGCCTAAATTAAAGATCTTGCTTTTTATGTCTAAcatgtggtatcagagcaaggttgaagtttatgacttgtaaattAATGATGTCACActtaattttgatttattttgttcATAAAGTTTAGGACAAATTTCTTAGATTTCAAGAATTTGGTTCATTATTTCTGTACCACATATGCATATGACAAtcttgattttgtttcttttaacgATAATTGTTAAAATTTCAAAGCAGTCGAGGAACTCAATACAATTCCGGCCGATAAGCTTATGCAACTTTGTTAACAAGGTTATTTCCAAGGTTCTCTCTTCCCGCTTGGCTCGGGTCCTTCCCCGTATTATCTCCCTGCAGCAGAGCGGTATTGTGCCAGGGTGGCAGATGGCGGATAATTTTCTATTGGCTCAAGAGATATTGAGTGATATCAAAAGACCCAATTGAGGAAGGAATGTAATACTCAAACTAGACATGATGAAGCCATATGACAGGGTTTCTTGGCTTTTCTTGCTCCAGGTGGTGAGATGGTTTGGGTTTAGCGAGGTGTGGATTGATATGATTTGGCATCTGATCTCGAACGTCTGGTTCTCCGTGATTGTGAATGGTTGGCCACATGGGTTCTTTAAGTCCACACGAGGTCTTAAAGTCC is part of the Coffea eugenioides isolate CCC68of chromosome 6, Ceug_1.0, whole genome shotgun sequence genome and encodes:
- the LOC113774216 gene encoding pectinesterase inhibitor-like, with the translated sequence MEFSRSHSPLLLALFFICLSILSNLFTSAEADLISDFALAQNPQFCINSLRSDRRSGSADLKGLGQIAIDLTTRSAKSTKTLVDSLKQHATDTRLKGIYDSCSENYGDSIDDLGEATSLLKSGDYLGVNLRASAALDGADTCDDNFKDAKLVEPRNLADASQNVQNLCEIILIIANRLGGNI